In one window of Burkholderia cenocepacia DNA:
- a CDS encoding DUF3138 family protein, whose translation MKKKLICLLVAGALPGIALAGSTSAEIKALQAQVAALQKQMKAMQAQLAAKPGGAGVVATSGASGGAAGGGNAVAVSADPGSPDYGRARATLTNDEVSEMKQQIANQQLKVDSLTDAANTGPLAGLSVTGYIDPTYIYNRAAGTSSFLFANHENAYNYFNSTFGDLYLDIKKTFGVGPMAPSAEITLMPNRGNGITLLQNSRGSITDNLLNTAVINVPITAETTLVAGLIPSFGGYEVQQSNQMLTLTHNLLYDFSDPGSYVGIGANYTKGAWAWKFFLGNEQYRTYGSVTQTGTNALGDPITTSNKVPTFTARADYTWSSALDLGGSFNIGRQTLASAIDPTTGAVSYGPGGAAPSAYGSFFFGELDATYTLADIQYNAEVDYGRQQHAAFNGGLAQWYGLSLLAHRKFNAPVVGRMGVTLRYDLLANSKNGGGGGGIALNGNGMDPSNGFGVDADCLAQSKAGGGLGFECKGAVRQDVALDLLFYPTQQITVKVEYRHDWANNKVFLRNDGSYGKSNDLLATQFIYSF comes from the coding sequence ATGAAGAAGAAACTGATCTGCCTGCTGGTGGCCGGCGCGTTGCCGGGCATCGCGCTGGCCGGTTCGACATCCGCCGAAATCAAGGCGCTGCAGGCGCAGGTCGCGGCGCTGCAGAAACAGATGAAGGCGATGCAGGCGCAGCTCGCCGCGAAGCCGGGCGGCGCGGGTGTCGTCGCGACGTCCGGCGCGAGCGGCGGTGCGGCCGGCGGCGGCAACGCCGTCGCGGTCTCCGCCGACCCGGGTTCGCCGGATTACGGCCGCGCACGCGCGACGCTGACCAACGACGAGGTCAGCGAGATGAAGCAGCAGATCGCGAACCAGCAGCTGAAGGTCGATTCGCTGACCGACGCGGCCAACACCGGCCCGCTCGCCGGCCTGTCGGTCACCGGCTACATCGATCCGACCTACATCTACAACCGCGCGGCCGGCACGTCGTCGTTCCTGTTCGCGAACCACGAGAACGCGTACAACTACTTCAACAGCACGTTCGGCGATCTCTACCTCGACATCAAGAAGACCTTCGGCGTCGGCCCGATGGCGCCGTCGGCCGAGATCACGTTGATGCCGAACCGCGGCAACGGCATCACGCTGCTGCAGAACTCGCGCGGCTCGATCACCGACAACCTGCTGAACACGGCGGTCATCAACGTGCCGATCACCGCCGAGACGACGCTGGTCGCCGGCCTGATCCCGAGCTTCGGCGGCTACGAAGTGCAGCAGTCGAACCAGATGCTCACGCTCACGCACAACCTGCTGTACGATTTCTCCGATCCGGGCAGCTACGTCGGTATCGGCGCGAACTACACGAAGGGCGCATGGGCGTGGAAGTTCTTCCTCGGCAACGAGCAGTACCGCACCTACGGTTCGGTCACGCAGACGGGCACCAATGCGCTCGGCGACCCGATCACCACCAGCAACAAGGTGCCGACCTTCACCGCGCGCGCCGACTACACGTGGTCGAGCGCACTCGATCTCGGCGGGTCGTTCAACATCGGGCGCCAGACGCTGGCGAGCGCGATCGACCCGACCACTGGCGCCGTCAGCTACGGTCCGGGCGGCGCGGCGCCGAGCGCGTACGGTTCGTTCTTCTTCGGCGAACTCGACGCGACCTACACGCTCGCCGACATTCAGTACAACGCCGAAGTCGACTACGGCCGGCAGCAGCATGCGGCGTTCAACGGCGGCCTCGCGCAGTGGTACGGGCTGTCGCTGCTCGCGCACCGCAAGTTCAACGCGCCGGTGGTCGGCCGCATGGGCGTGACGCTGCGCTACGACCTGCTCGCGAACTCGAAGAACGGCGGCGGCGGCGGCGGCATCGCGCTGAACGGCAACGGGATGGACCCGAGCAACGGTTTCGGCGTCGACGCGGACTGCCTCGCGCAGTCGAAGGCCGGCGGCGGCCTGGGCTTCGAGTGCAAGGGCGCGGTGCGCCAGGACGTCGCGCTCGACCTGCTGTTCTATCCGACCCAGCAGATCACCGTGAAGGTCGAATACCGGCACGACTGGGCGAACAACAAGGTGTTCCTGCGCAACGACGGGTCGTACGGCAAGTCCAACGACCTGCTCGCGACGCAGTTCATCTATTCGTTCTGA
- a CDS encoding aspartate aminotransferase family protein, which translates to MTYRNESAWVQPAAPSAAAAAPRATQARTTAEYRALDAAHHIHPFSDMGALNRAGSRVIVKADGVYLWDSDGNKVIDGMAGLWCVNVGYGRKELADAAYRQIQELPFYNTFFKTTHPPVIELSAMLAEVTPAGFNHFFYCNSGSEGNDTVLRLVHQYWRVQGKPQKKYVISRKNGYHGSTIAGGTLGGMGYMHEQMPSKVEHIVHIDQPYFFGEAAAGETPEAFGLARAQQLEAKILELGAENVAAFIGEPFQGAGGVIFPPSTYWPEIQRICRKYDILLVADEVIGGFGRTGEWFAHQHFGFEPDLITMAKGLTSGYVPMGAVGIHERIARPIIDNGEFNHGLTYSGHPVAAAVAVANLKLLRDEGIVERVKTDTGPYFQALMRETFARHPIVGEVHGHGMVASLQLAEAPAERRRFANGGDVGTICRDFCFNGNLIMRATGDRMLLSPPLVISRQEIDELVSKAKKAVDATARQLGVS; encoded by the coding sequence ATGACTTACCGCAACGAATCTGCCTGGGTCCAGCCGGCCGCGCCGAGCGCCGCGGCGGCCGCGCCGCGCGCGACGCAGGCGCGCACGACCGCCGAATACCGCGCGCTCGACGCCGCGCACCACATTCACCCGTTCTCCGACATGGGCGCGCTCAACCGCGCCGGCAGCCGCGTGATCGTGAAGGCCGACGGCGTCTACCTGTGGGACTCGGACGGCAACAAGGTGATCGACGGGATGGCTGGCCTGTGGTGCGTGAACGTCGGCTACGGCCGCAAGGAGCTCGCCGACGCCGCGTATCGCCAGATCCAGGAGCTGCCGTTCTACAACACGTTCTTCAAGACCACGCATCCGCCGGTGATCGAGCTTTCCGCGATGCTCGCGGAAGTGACGCCCGCCGGCTTCAACCACTTCTTCTATTGCAACAGCGGCTCGGAAGGCAACGACACCGTGCTGCGACTCGTGCATCAATACTGGCGCGTGCAGGGCAAGCCGCAGAAGAAGTACGTGATCTCGCGCAAGAACGGTTACCACGGCTCGACGATCGCGGGCGGCACGCTCGGCGGGATGGGCTACATGCACGAGCAGATGCCGTCGAAGGTCGAGCACATCGTGCACATCGACCAGCCGTATTTCTTCGGCGAAGCGGCAGCCGGCGAGACGCCCGAAGCATTCGGCCTCGCCCGCGCGCAGCAGCTCGAAGCGAAGATTCTCGAACTCGGCGCGGAGAACGTCGCGGCGTTCATCGGCGAACCGTTCCAGGGCGCGGGCGGCGTGATCTTCCCGCCGTCGACGTACTGGCCGGAAATCCAGCGGATCTGCCGCAAGTACGACATCCTGCTGGTCGCCGACGAAGTGATCGGCGGCTTCGGGCGCACCGGCGAATGGTTCGCGCACCAGCACTTCGGCTTCGAGCCGGACCTGATCACGATGGCGAAGGGCCTCACGTCGGGCTACGTGCCGATGGGCGCCGTGGGCATTCACGAGCGCATCGCGCGCCCGATCATCGACAACGGCGAATTCAATCACGGCCTCACGTACTCGGGTCACCCGGTGGCGGCGGCCGTCGCGGTCGCGAACCTGAAGCTGCTGCGCGACGAGGGGATCGTCGAGCGGGTGAAGACCGACACCGGCCCGTACTTCCAGGCGCTGATGCGCGAAACCTTCGCGCGTCATCCGATCGTCGGCGAAGTGCACGGCCACGGGATGGTCGCGAGCCTGCAACTCGCCGAAGCGCCGGCCGAACGCCGCCGCTTCGCGAACGGCGGCGACGTCGGCACGATCTGCCGCGACTTCTGCTTCAACGGCAACCTGATCATGCGCGCGACCGGCGACCGGATGCTGCTGTCGCCGCCGCTCGTGATCTCGCGCCAGGAAATCGATGAACTCGTGTCGAAGGCGAAGAAGGCCGTCGATGCCACCGCCCGGCAACTGGGCGTTTCGTAA
- a CDS encoding FAD-binding oxidoreductase yields the protein MTQSFTRRADALARDSYYEATATRPLADDPVLEEAIDVDVCVIGAGFAGLSTALDCRARGLSVAVIDAQRPGWGASGRNGGQAITGFAKDEVIEQQLGADGARAAWSLSLDGVALIAERIARYGIDCDFTRGYLTVATKPRRIDDLRAWMNAATSRWGHPSLAWLDTGEIHARIASTRYLAGVHDPLSGHLHPLKYCLGLADAARREGVALYAHTPALDVVRGARPLVRTPSGQVRCRFVVSCCNAGPGGVLPAATAARIAPIASYIIATEPLGRARADALIARREAVCDNNFFLDYFRLSADHRMLFGGRANSAGASPAALAEAIRQRMVGVFPQLGDVRVDHAWGGFVDVTRNRAPDFGAIDPNFFYVQGFSGHGVALTGIAGRAIAGAIAGDTRTFDLFARLRHRRFPGGDAWRQPALELGMLYHRVRELF from the coding sequence ATGACGCAGTCTTTCACCCGCCGCGCCGATGCGCTCGCGCGCGACTCGTACTACGAAGCAACGGCCACGCGGCCGTTGGCCGACGATCCGGTCCTCGAGGAGGCGATCGACGTCGACGTCTGCGTGATCGGCGCCGGGTTCGCGGGCCTGTCGACGGCGCTCGACTGCCGCGCGCGCGGACTGTCCGTCGCCGTGATCGATGCGCAGCGGCCCGGCTGGGGCGCGTCGGGCCGCAACGGCGGCCAGGCGATCACCGGTTTCGCGAAAGACGAGGTGATCGAGCAGCAACTCGGCGCCGACGGCGCGCGCGCCGCGTGGTCGCTGTCGCTCGACGGCGTCGCGCTGATCGCCGAGCGCATCGCGCGCTACGGGATCGACTGCGACTTCACGCGCGGCTACCTGACGGTCGCGACGAAGCCGCGCCGCATCGACGACCTGCGCGCGTGGATGAACGCCGCGACGTCGCGCTGGGGCCATCCGTCGCTCGCGTGGCTCGATACCGGCGAGATCCACGCGCGCATTGCATCGACGCGCTATCTGGCCGGCGTGCACGATCCGCTGTCGGGCCATCTGCATCCGCTCAAGTACTGCCTCGGCCTTGCCGATGCCGCACGCCGCGAAGGCGTCGCGCTGTACGCACACACGCCGGCGCTCGACGTCGTGCGCGGTGCGCGGCCCCTCGTGCGCACGCCGTCGGGCCAGGTGCGCTGCCGCTTCGTCGTGTCGTGCTGCAACGCGGGCCCCGGCGGCGTGCTGCCAGCCGCGACCGCCGCCCGCATCGCGCCGATCGCGTCCTACATCATCGCGACCGAGCCGCTCGGCCGGGCGCGCGCCGACGCGCTGATCGCCCGACGCGAAGCCGTGTGCGACAACAACTTCTTCCTCGACTACTTCCGGCTGTCGGCCGACCACCGGATGCTGTTCGGCGGCCGCGCGAATTCGGCCGGCGCGTCGCCCGCGGCGCTCGCCGAAGCGATCCGGCAGCGCATGGTCGGCGTGTTCCCGCAGCTCGGCGACGTGCGCGTCGACCACGCGTGGGGCGGCTTCGTCGACGTCACGCGCAACCGCGCGCCGGATTTCGGCGCGATCGATCCGAACTTCTTCTACGTCCAGGGCTTCAGCGGCCACGGCGTCGCGCTCACCGGCATCGCCGGACGCGCGATCGCCGGCGCGATCGCGGGCGACACGCGCACGTTCGACCTGTTCGCCCGCCTGCGTCACCGGCGCTTTCCCGGCGGCGATGCATGGCGGCAACCCGCGCTCGAACTCGGGATGCTGTACCACCGCGTGCGCGAGCTGTTCTGA
- a CDS encoding glutamine synthetase family protein has protein sequence MQDIEGFLKQHRITEIEAIIPDMAGIARGKITPRNKFTSGESMRLPQAVMVQTVTGDYPEDGSLTGVTDPDMVCVPDTSTIRLIPWAVDPTAQVIHDCVHFDGSPVEISPRYVLRRVLDLYKAKGWKPVVAPELEFYLVDMNKDPDLPLRPPVGRTGRPETGRQSYSIEAVNEFDPLFEDIYEYCEAQNLDIDTLIHEVGAAQMEINFMHGDALSLADQVFLFKRTVREAALRHNMYATFMAKPMEDEPGSAMHVHQSIVDEETGQNLFTSPETGGATSMFYNYLAGLQKYTPALMPIFAPYINSYRRLSRFMAAPINVQWGYDNRTVGFRIPHSGPAARRIENRIPGVDCNPYLALAATLAAGYLGMTQRLEPTEPLVSDGYSLPYQLPRNLEEGLTLMAACEPLGEILGPKFLKAYFALKETEYEAFFRVISSWERRHLLLHV, from the coding sequence ATGCAAGACATCGAAGGCTTTCTGAAGCAGCACCGGATCACCGAGATCGAAGCGATCATTCCCGACATGGCCGGCATCGCGCGCGGCAAGATCACGCCGCGCAACAAGTTCACGTCCGGCGAATCGATGCGCCTGCCGCAGGCCGTGATGGTGCAGACCGTCACCGGCGACTATCCGGAAGACGGCTCGCTCACCGGCGTGACCGACCCCGACATGGTGTGCGTGCCCGACACGTCGACGATCCGCCTGATCCCGTGGGCCGTGGACCCGACCGCGCAGGTGATCCACGATTGCGTGCATTTCGACGGCTCGCCGGTCGAGATCTCGCCGCGCTACGTGCTGCGCCGCGTGCTCGACCTGTACAAGGCGAAGGGCTGGAAACCGGTCGTGGCGCCGGAGCTCGAGTTCTACCTGGTCGACATGAACAAGGACCCCGACCTGCCGCTGCGCCCGCCGGTCGGCCGCACGGGCCGCCCCGAAACGGGCCGCCAGTCGTATTCGATCGAGGCCGTCAACGAATTCGATCCGCTGTTCGAGGACATCTACGAGTACTGCGAAGCGCAGAACCTCGACATCGACACGCTGATCCACGAAGTCGGCGCCGCGCAGATGGAGATCAACTTCATGCACGGCGACGCGCTGTCGCTGGCCGACCAGGTGTTCCTGTTCAAGCGCACGGTGCGCGAGGCCGCGCTGCGTCACAACATGTACGCGACGTTCATGGCCAAGCCGATGGAAGATGAACCGGGCTCGGCGATGCACGTGCACCAGAGCATCGTCGACGAGGAAACGGGCCAGAACCTGTTCACGTCGCCGGAGACCGGCGGCGCGACCTCGATGTTCTACAACTACCTCGCGGGGCTGCAGAAGTACACGCCGGCGCTGATGCCGATCTTCGCGCCGTACATCAATTCGTACCGCCGCCTGTCGCGCTTCATGGCCGCGCCGATCAACGTGCAGTGGGGCTACGACAACCGCACGGTGGGGTTCCGCATTCCGCATTCGGGCCCAGCCGCGCGCCGTATCGAAAACCGCATCCCGGGTGTCGACTGCAACCCGTACCTCGCGCTCGCGGCGACGCTCGCGGCCGGCTATCTCGGCATGACGCAGCGCCTGGAGCCGACCGAGCCGCTGGTGAGCGACGGCTACAGCCTGCCGTACCAGCTGCCGCGCAACCTCGAGGAAGGGCTGACGCTGATGGCCGCGTGCGAGCCGCTCGGCGAGATCCTCGGGCCCAAGTTCCTCAAGGCGTATTTCGCGCTGAAGGAAACCGAATACGAAGCGTTCTTCCGCGTGATCAGCTCGTGGGAACGCCGCCATCTGCTGCTGCACGTGTAA
- a CDS encoding gamma-glutamyl-gamma-aminobutyrate hydrolase family protein, whose amino-acid sequence MERKPLVGITADLTQIGAHASHTVGDKYVAAIVDGAQALAMVLPALGERQSSADVLDAVDGLLFTGSYSNVEPHLYGGEPSAPGTKHDPARDATTLPLLRAAIVAGVPVLAVCRGFQELNVVCGGTLHQRVHEVSGFADHREDDDAPMDTQYGPAHVVRLTPGGKLHALAGGRDEVHVNSLHKQGIAQLGSGLAVEAVAPDGLIEAVSVVDAPAFALAVQWHPEWRHAQDPLSSAIFRAFGDACRARRAARTRAMAAVALA is encoded by the coding sequence GCCGACCTCACCCAGATCGGCGCGCACGCGTCGCATACGGTCGGCGACAAGTACGTCGCCGCGATCGTCGACGGCGCGCAGGCGCTCGCGATGGTGCTGCCGGCCCTCGGCGAGCGCCAGTCGAGCGCTGACGTGCTCGACGCGGTCGACGGGCTGCTGTTTACCGGCAGCTACTCGAACGTCGAGCCGCATCTCTATGGCGGCGAACCGAGCGCACCGGGCACGAAGCACGACCCGGCGCGCGACGCGACGACGCTGCCGCTGCTGCGCGCGGCCATCGTCGCCGGCGTGCCCGTGCTCGCCGTGTGCCGCGGCTTCCAGGAGTTGAACGTCGTCTGCGGCGGCACGCTGCACCAGCGCGTGCATGAAGTGTCCGGCTTCGCCGATCACCGCGAGGACGACGACGCGCCGATGGACACGCAATACGGCCCCGCGCACGTCGTGCGCCTGACGCCCGGCGGCAAGCTGCATGCGCTCGCCGGCGGCCGCGACGAAGTGCACGTGAACTCGCTGCACAAGCAGGGCATCGCGCAGCTCGGCTCAGGCCTCGCCGTCGAGGCCGTCGCGCCGGATGGCCTGATCGAGGCCGTGAGCGTCGTCGACGCACCGGCTTTCGCGTTGGCCGTGCAGTGGCATCCGGAATGGCGGCATGCGCAGGACCCGCTGTCGAGCGCGATCTTCCGCGCGTTCGGCGATGCCTGCCGCGCCCGCCGCGCCGCCCGCACGCGCGCCATGGCCGCCGTCGCGCTCGCCTGA
- a CDS encoding polyamine ABC transporter substrate-binding protein, translated as MRACILRQACSVAALAVAAALTSVASPSAHADELNVYNWSDYIAPDTIPNFQKQTGIHVKYDNYDSDDTLQAKLLAGSSGYDIVVPTSNYMAKQIQAGVYQKLDKSKIPNLANLDPLLMKMISDADPGNQYGVPWAYGTDGIGYNAQAVKKALGDKAPVDSWALVFDPANMEKLKSCGVSFLDQAVDVFAATLQYMGKDPNSKNPGDYQAAFEVLKKVRPYITQFNSSGYINDLANNDVCVVLGWSGDVGIAHRRSAEAKRSYDIKFSNPKEGGLLWFDVMVIPKDAPHPESALKWINYISDPKVNAAITNTVFYPTANKAAHPFVTPAVAQDPTVYPPEDVLKKMVLMKPMPADILRLENRLWAQLKTGH; from the coding sequence ATGCGTGCCTGCATTCTTCGCCAAGCCTGTTCCGTCGCCGCCCTCGCCGTCGCGGCCGCGCTCACGTCGGTCGCCAGCCCGTCGGCGCATGCCGACGAGCTGAACGTCTACAACTGGTCCGACTACATCGCGCCGGACACGATCCCGAACTTCCAGAAGCAGACGGGTATTCACGTCAAGTACGACAACTACGACAGCGACGACACGCTCCAGGCGAAGCTGCTCGCCGGCAGTTCGGGCTACGACATCGTCGTGCCGACCTCGAACTACATGGCCAAGCAGATCCAGGCCGGCGTGTACCAGAAGCTCGACAAGTCGAAGATTCCGAACCTCGCGAACCTCGACCCGCTGCTGATGAAGATGATCTCGGACGCCGACCCGGGCAACCAGTACGGCGTGCCCTGGGCCTACGGCACCGACGGCATCGGCTACAACGCACAGGCGGTGAAGAAGGCACTCGGCGACAAGGCGCCGGTCGACAGCTGGGCGCTGGTGTTCGACCCTGCCAACATGGAGAAGCTGAAGAGCTGCGGCGTGTCGTTCCTCGACCAGGCCGTCGACGTGTTCGCCGCCACGCTGCAATACATGGGCAAGGACCCGAACAGCAAGAACCCCGGCGACTACCAGGCCGCATTCGAAGTCCTGAAGAAAGTCCGCCCGTACATTACCCAGTTCAACTCGTCCGGCTACATCAACGACCTCGCGAACAACGACGTGTGCGTCGTGCTCGGCTGGTCGGGCGACGTCGGCATCGCGCACCGTCGCTCGGCGGAAGCGAAGCGTTCGTACGACATCAAGTTCTCGAATCCGAAGGAAGGCGGCCTGCTGTGGTTCGACGTGATGGTGATCCCGAAGGATGCGCCGCATCCCGAGAGCGCGCTGAAGTGGATCAACTACATTTCCGATCCGAAGGTCAACGCGGCGATCACCAACACGGTGTTCTACCCGACCGCGAACAAGGCCGCGCACCCGTTCGTCACGCCGGCCGTCGCGCAGGACCCGACCGTCTATCCGCCCGAAGACGTGCTGAAGAAGATGGTGCTGATGAAGCCGATGCCGGCCGACATCCTGCGCCTCGAGAACCGTCTGTGGGCCCAGTTGAAGACGGGCCACTGA
- a CDS encoding ABC transporter ATP-binding protein, with the protein MQSIPSSAAARQTQPAAAPRTQNDAFVRIENVVKKFGDSTAVDNVNLTIAKNELFALLGSSGCGKSTLLRMLAGLETATSGKIFVDGEDLASLPPYRRPVNMMFQSYALFPHMTVESNVAFGLKQEGTPKNEIKERVADALALVQMSKYAKRKPHQLSGGQQQRVALARSLVKRPKLLLLDEPMSALDKKIRQKTQLELVNIIEKVDVTCVMVTHDQEEAMTMASRLAVMSEGKIVQIGSPGEVYEYPNSRFSAEFIGSTNLFEGRVVEDEPDHIFVESDDLETRMYVSHGVTGPLGMPVGISVRPERIHVSREKPGSKHNWARGVVTDIAYMGSYSLYHVRLPSGKTVVSNLSSSHLMNDGAPAWNDDVFVSWSPASGVVLTQ; encoded by the coding sequence ATGCAATCGATACCCTCTTCCGCTGCTGCACGCCAGACCCAACCGGCCGCCGCGCCGCGTACGCAAAACGACGCATTCGTGCGCATCGAAAACGTCGTGAAGAAATTCGGCGACAGCACGGCCGTCGACAACGTGAACCTGACGATCGCGAAGAACGAGCTGTTCGCGCTGCTCGGCAGCTCGGGCTGCGGCAAGTCCACGCTGCTGCGCATGCTCGCCGGGCTGGAAACGGCCACCTCCGGCAAGATCTTCGTCGACGGCGAGGACCTCGCGTCGCTGCCGCCGTACCGCCGCCCGGTCAACATGATGTTCCAGTCGTACGCGCTGTTCCCGCACATGACGGTCGAATCGAACGTCGCGTTCGGCCTGAAGCAGGAAGGCACGCCGAAAAACGAGATCAAGGAACGCGTGGCCGACGCGCTCGCGCTCGTGCAGATGAGCAAGTATGCGAAGCGCAAGCCGCACCAGCTCTCCGGCGGCCAGCAGCAGCGCGTCGCGCTGGCCCGCTCGCTGGTGAAGCGCCCGAAGCTGCTGCTGCTCGACGAGCCGATGTCCGCGCTCGACAAGAAGATCCGCCAGAAGACCCAGCTCGAACTCGTGAACATCATCGAGAAGGTCGACGTGACCTGCGTGATGGTCACCCACGACCAGGAAGAGGCGATGACGATGGCGAGTCGCCTCGCGGTGATGAGCGAGGGCAAGATCGTACAGATCGGCTCGCCCGGCGAAGTCTACGAATATCCGAACAGCCGCTTCTCCGCCGAATTCATCGGCTCGACCAACCTGTTCGAGGGGCGCGTGGTCGAGGACGAGCCCGATCACATCTTCGTCGAAAGCGACGACCTCGAAACGCGCATGTACGTGAGCCACGGCGTGACCGGCCCGCTCGGGATGCCGGTCGGCATCTCGGTGCGCCCGGAGCGTATCCACGTATCGCGCGAGAAGCCGGGCTCGAAGCACAACTGGGCGCGCGGCGTCGTCACCGACATCGCGTACATGGGCAGCTATTCGCTGTACCACGTGCGTCTGCCGAGCGGCAAGACGGTGGTGTCGAACCTGTCGAGCTCGCACCTGATGAACGACGGCGCACCGGCGTGGAACGACGACGTGTTCGTGTCGTGGTCGCCGGCCAGCGGCGTCGTGCTGACGCAGTGA
- a CDS encoding ABC transporter permease subunit has product MRTSASTPSAPVSTGAARTGAGHARRGHFAALSRFLPSGRSVAIGVPFLWLAVFFALPFVLVLKISFADQVMGIPPYTSLVEIKDGVVHFALQMSHYAFLLQDDLYIATYLSSLKMAAVSTVLCLLIGYPMAYYIARSEPNRRNVLMMAVMLPFWTSFLIRVYAWIGILKDDGLLNHTLIALGIIHTPLRLYHSDAGVYIGMVYSYLPFMVMPLYAHLVKMDLTLLEAAYDLGAKPWVAFTRITLPLSKNGIIAGSLLVFIPAVGEYVIPELLGGADTLMIGRVMWDEFFNNMDWPMASAVTVAMVLLLLVPMALFQYYQVKELGDAK; this is encoded by the coding sequence ATGAGAACCTCCGCTTCCACCCCTTCCGCGCCGGTGTCGACCGGCGCCGCGCGCACCGGCGCGGGTCATGCCCGCCGCGGCCACTTCGCCGCACTGTCGCGCTTCCTGCCGTCGGGCCGCAGCGTCGCGATCGGCGTGCCGTTCCTGTGGCTGGCCGTGTTCTTCGCGCTGCCGTTCGTGCTGGTGCTGAAGATCAGCTTCGCCGACCAGGTGATGGGCATCCCGCCGTACACGTCGCTCGTCGAGATCAAGGACGGCGTCGTGCACTTCGCGCTGCAGATGTCGCACTACGCGTTCCTGCTGCAGGACGACCTGTACATCGCCACCTATCTCAGCTCGCTGAAGATGGCCGCCGTGTCGACGGTGCTGTGTTTGCTGATCGGTTATCCGATGGCGTACTACATCGCGCGCTCGGAGCCGAACCGCCGCAACGTGCTGATGATGGCCGTGATGCTGCCGTTCTGGACGTCGTTCCTGATCCGCGTGTACGCATGGATCGGCATCCTGAAGGACGACGGCCTGCTGAACCACACGCTGATCGCGCTCGGCATCATCCACACGCCGCTGCGGCTCTATCACAGCGATGCGGGCGTCTATATCGGCATGGTCTATTCGTACCTGCCGTTCATGGTGATGCCGCTCTATGCGCACCTCGTGAAGATGGACCTGACGCTGCTCGAAGCCGCGTACGACCTCGGCGCGAAACCGTGGGTCGCGTTCACGCGCATCACGCTGCCGCTGTCGAAGAACGGGATCATCGCCGGCAGCCTGCTGGTGTTCATCCCGGCGGTGGGCGAGTACGTGATCCCGGAGCTGCTCGGCGGCGCCGACACGCTGATGATCGGCCGCGTGATGTGGGATGAATTCTTCAACAACATGGACTGGCCGATGGCGTCCGCGGTGACGGTCGCGATGGTGCTGCTGTTGCTGGTGCCGATGGCGCTGTTCCAGTACTACCAGGTCAAGGAACTGGGAGACGCGAAATGA
- a CDS encoding ABC transporter permease subunit, which produces MIKPSKPLSTGVLAFGFLFLYIPIISLVVYSFNESKLVTVWSGFSLKWYAALLDDDELLTAAWLSLKIGLLTATASVVIGTWAGFVLARFGRFRGFTLYTGMINAPLVIPEVIQGISLLLLFVALEQMFGWPKGRGMLTIWIGHVMLCVSYVAIIVQSRVKEMNKSLEEAALDLGATPLKVFFVVTLPLISQALLSGWLLSFTLSIDDLVLSAFLSGPGSTTLPLVVFSRVRLGLNPEMNALATLFITAVTIGVIVVNRMMIARERRRMADLKAAFAAA; this is translated from the coding sequence ATGATCAAGCCGAGCAAACCGCTGTCGACGGGCGTTCTCGCCTTCGGCTTCCTGTTCCTGTACATCCCGATCATCAGCCTCGTCGTGTACTCGTTCAACGAGTCGAAGCTGGTCACGGTGTGGTCGGGCTTCTCGCTGAAGTGGTACGCGGCGCTGCTGGACGACGACGAGCTGCTGACGGCCGCGTGGCTGTCGCTGAAGATCGGCCTGCTGACGGCCACCGCGTCGGTCGTGATCGGCACGTGGGCCGGCTTCGTGCTCGCGCGCTTCGGCCGCTTCAGGGGCTTCACGCTGTACACGGGGATGATCAACGCGCCGCTGGTGATTCCGGAGGTGATCCAGGGGATCTCGCTGCTGTTGCTGTTCGTCGCGCTCGAGCAGATGTTCGGCTGGCCGAAGGGCCGCGGGATGCTGACGATCTGGATCGGCCACGTGATGCTGTGCGTGTCGTACGTGGCGATCATCGTGCAGTCGCGCGTGAAGGAGATGAACAAGTCGCTCGAGGAAGCCGCGCTCGACCTCGGCGCCACGCCGCTGAAGGTGTTCTTCGTGGTGACGCTGCCGCTGATCTCGCAGGCGCTGCTGTCGGGATGGCTGCTGTCGTTCACGCTGTCGATCGACGATCTGGTGCTGTCGGCGTTCCTGTCCGGGCCGGGGTCGACGACGCTGCCGCTGGTGGTGTTCTCGCGCGTGCGGCTGGGGCTGAACCCGGAGATGAATGCGCTGGCGACGCTGTTCATCACCGCCGTGACGATCGGCGTGATCGTCGTGAACCGGATGATGATCGCGCGCGAGCGTCGCCGGATGGCCGACTTGAAGGCCGCGTTCGCGGCGGCTTGA